One Kribbella sp. NBC_00662 genomic region harbors:
- the msrB gene encoding peptide-methionine (R)-S-oxide reductase MsrB, which translates to MTDSTKQYAVQKSDAEWKAQLSPAEFHVLRKAGTERPFVGEYTDTKTVGVYKCRACDTELFRSETKFDSHCGWPSFYAPLAEDRVEYIEDSTLGMKRVEVRCANCGSHLGHVFEGEGYGTPTDQRYCINSISLTLDPA; encoded by the coding sequence GTGACTGATTCGACCAAGCAGTACGCCGTACAGAAGTCCGACGCGGAGTGGAAGGCGCAGCTCTCCCCCGCCGAGTTCCACGTGCTGCGCAAGGCCGGCACCGAGCGGCCGTTCGTCGGTGAGTACACCGACACCAAGACCGTCGGCGTGTACAAGTGCCGGGCGTGTGACACGGAGCTGTTCCGCAGCGAGACCAAGTTCGACTCGCACTGCGGCTGGCCGTCGTTCTACGCGCCGCTGGCCGAGGACCGCGTCGAATACATCGAGGACTCCACCCTCGGCATGAAGCGTGTCGAGGTCCGCTGCGCCAATTGCGGCTCCCACCTCGGCCACGTCTTCGAGGGCGAGGGCTACGGCACCCCGACCGACCAGCGGTACTGCATCAACAGCATCAGCCTGACTCTGGACCCGGCCTGA
- a CDS encoding lamin tail domain-containing protein yields MSALNRPRRRLGALVVTTSLLASGLAVAVLAAPAQAASTDVVVTEVYGGGGNSGAPYTNDFVELTNNSSAAVDVSGWSVQYASAAGSTWQVTKLTGSIDPGATYLVQEGGGANGQPMPTPNVTGTIPMSATAGKIALVTTQTALACGATCHADPSVKDYVGYGTANDSETAPAPGLSNTTSAARNDPKQDTDNNSADFTAGNPSPGTLTGGPAEPPVDAKIHDIQGAAHRSPLEGKRVADVTGVVTAVSSNGFWFQDPQPDDNPATSEGVFVFTSSAPTVSVGDALNVEGSVAEFRPGGSGGTTNLTTTELTNAKITVTGTAAVPAPTIVGPGGRVPPSTVIDDDSNGDVETTSTAFDPANDGLDFWESLEGMWLGINQPQVTGPTSSFRELSVVPAGAGVRTVRGGILLQKTDSNPERVLLDDVLVPIPDAKTGDKLAGVVTGVLDYSFGNFKFLPTVTPTVIDGGVKREVTTKSSALQVSVATFNVENLDPADGPAKFDGLAQAVVKNLASPDILGLEEVQDNDGAVNSGTVAADVTLNTLAAAIVKAGGPKYAWREIDPVDGEEGGEPGGNIRVAFMYRTDKPVKFVDRAGGGSTVATTITTDRFGKPHLSSSPGRVDPANPAWADTRVPLAGEFTWHGQSLFVVVNHFSSKGGDDPLWGRFQPPVQSSAPKRHQQAQAVRGFVDQILAKDKGANVVVLGDLNDFDWSQTADILVGSGKTALTDLPRTLPLTERYSYVFEGNSQILDQILISQNLRPASSYDVVHMNAEFPDQISDHDPQVVKLIPLPSWVR; encoded by the coding sequence ATGTCTGCCCTGAACCGACCACGGCGCCGCCTGGGCGCCCTCGTGGTCACGACCAGTCTTCTCGCCTCCGGGTTGGCGGTGGCCGTCCTCGCCGCGCCCGCACAGGCCGCTTCGACCGATGTGGTCGTCACCGAGGTGTACGGCGGTGGCGGCAACAGCGGCGCGCCGTACACGAACGACTTCGTCGAGCTGACCAACAACAGCTCGGCAGCGGTCGATGTGAGCGGCTGGTCGGTCCAGTACGCGTCGGCCGCCGGTAGCACCTGGCAGGTCACCAAGCTGACCGGCAGCATCGACCCCGGAGCGACGTACCTGGTCCAGGAGGGCGGCGGCGCGAACGGCCAGCCGATGCCGACCCCGAACGTCACCGGCACAATCCCGATGTCCGCGACGGCCGGCAAGATCGCGCTGGTCACCACGCAGACCGCGCTGGCCTGCGGGGCGACCTGCCACGCGGACCCGAGCGTGAAGGACTACGTCGGCTACGGCACCGCGAACGACTCCGAGACCGCGCCCGCACCGGGCCTGTCGAACACCACCTCGGCCGCGCGCAACGACCCGAAGCAGGACACCGACAACAACAGCGCCGACTTCACCGCGGGCAACCCGTCCCCGGGCACGCTGACCGGTGGTCCGGCCGAGCCGCCGGTCGACGCCAAGATCCACGACATCCAGGGCGCCGCGCACCGCTCGCCGCTCGAGGGCAAGCGGGTCGCCGACGTCACCGGCGTGGTGACCGCGGTGAGCAGCAACGGCTTCTGGTTCCAGGACCCGCAGCCCGACGACAACCCGGCCACCAGCGAGGGTGTGTTCGTCTTCACCAGCTCCGCGCCGACGGTCTCCGTCGGTGACGCCCTGAACGTCGAGGGCTCGGTCGCCGAGTTCCGCCCGGGCGGCTCCGGCGGTACGACGAACCTGACCACCACCGAGCTGACCAACGCGAAGATCACCGTCACCGGCACGGCCGCCGTACCGGCTCCGACGATCGTCGGCCCGGGCGGCCGCGTACCGCCGTCGACCGTGATCGACGACGACTCGAACGGCGACGTGGAGACGACGAGCACGGCGTTCGACCCGGCCAACGACGGGCTGGACTTCTGGGAGTCGCTCGAGGGTATGTGGCTGGGCATCAACCAGCCGCAGGTCACCGGCCCGACGAGCTCGTTCCGTGAGCTGTCCGTCGTACCGGCCGGCGCCGGCGTCCGGACGGTCCGCGGCGGGATCCTGCTGCAGAAGACCGACAGCAACCCGGAGCGGGTGCTGCTGGACGACGTACTGGTGCCGATCCCGGACGCCAAGACCGGTGACAAGCTGGCCGGTGTCGTGACCGGTGTCCTCGACTACTCGTTCGGCAACTTCAAGTTCCTGCCGACCGTCACGCCGACGGTCATCGACGGCGGCGTCAAGCGCGAGGTCACCACGAAGTCCTCGGCCCTGCAGGTGTCGGTGGCGACGTTCAACGTGGAGAACTTGGACCCGGCCGACGGCCCGGCGAAGTTCGACGGCCTGGCGCAGGCGGTCGTGAAGAACCTCGCCTCGCCGGACATCCTCGGGCTCGAGGAGGTCCAGGACAACGACGGCGCGGTCAACTCCGGCACGGTGGCTGCCGATGTCACGCTGAACACGCTGGCCGCGGCGATCGTGAAGGCGGGCGGACCGAAGTACGCGTGGCGGGAGATCGACCCGGTCGACGGCGAGGAAGGCGGCGAGCCGGGCGGCAACATCCGGGTCGCGTTCATGTACCGGACCGACAAGCCGGTCAAGTTCGTCGACCGCGCGGGCGGCGGCTCGACGGTCGCGACGACGATCACCACCGACCGGTTCGGCAAGCCGCACCTGAGCTCGTCGCCGGGGCGCGTCGACCCGGCCAACCCGGCCTGGGCCGACACCCGGGTACCGCTGGCCGGCGAGTTCACCTGGCACGGCCAGTCGCTGTTCGTGGTGGTCAACCACTTCAGCTCCAAGGGCGGCGACGACCCGCTCTGGGGCCGGTTCCAGCCGCCGGTGCAGTCCAGCGCGCCGAAGCGTCACCAGCAGGCCCAGGCGGTGCGCGGGTTCGTGGACCAGATCCTGGCCAAGGACAAGGGCGCGAACGTCGTCGTTCTCGGTGACCTGAACGACTTCGACTGGTCGCAGACCGCGGACATCCTGGTCGGCTCGGGCAAGACCGCGCTGACCGACCTGCCCCGGACGCTGCCGCTGACGGAGCGCTACAGCTACGTGTTCGAGGGCAACAGCCAGATCCTCGACCAGATCCTGATCTCGCAGAACCTCCGCCCGGCCTCGTCGTACGACGTGGTGCACATGAACGCGGAGTTCCCGGACCAGATCTCCGACCACGACCCGCAGGTCGTGAAGCTGATCCCGCTGCCCTCCTGGGTGCGATAA
- a CDS encoding adenylate/guanylate cyclase domain-containing protein codes for MPERRFVYTPAMVALTALVLLVPLAGLVLLLRRPQLDLHWEHHPTHFWLVLLTAGLSAVLAYLTGAAALRRGDARVLFVSLAFLSAAGFLGLHALATPKVLLDTQNAGFTLATPVGVALGSVFAFLSSLTISGVTWGRRLRVALLLLMALWAVASVLRLPPLHQTSVPEVADGILTALAIPAIILYAIAAGRYLQTWWARPSLMLLSMVSAFVLLAEAMVALVFARNWHLSWWEWHVLMLAAFVLVVAGVRIQWYEERFADLYQADTVSGERELSVLFADLQGFTTFSEKHGPAEVTAMLNTYFEVVVPPVVRRHGGDVDRIIGDALMVTFNKRGDQPDHAYLAAAAGLALQAAAAAVRASHPNWPEFRVGINSGIASVSLLGTEGGRTHTVIGDTVNVASRIEGKAPGGAVAIGPATKALLPRARTESLGLLSLKGKAEPVEVYQLLALGE; via the coding sequence ATGCCTGAACGGCGGTTCGTCTACACGCCGGCGATGGTGGCGCTCACCGCCCTGGTGCTGCTCGTACCGCTTGCCGGGCTGGTGTTGCTACTGCGGAGGCCGCAGCTGGATCTGCACTGGGAGCATCATCCGACGCATTTCTGGCTGGTGCTGCTGACGGCCGGGCTGAGCGCCGTACTGGCGTATCTGACCGGTGCCGCGGCGCTGCGGCGAGGCGACGCGCGGGTGCTGTTCGTATCGCTGGCGTTCCTGTCGGCGGCCGGGTTTCTCGGACTGCACGCGCTCGCGACGCCGAAGGTCCTGCTGGACACACAGAACGCCGGCTTCACGCTCGCGACGCCAGTGGGCGTCGCGCTCGGGTCTGTGTTTGCTTTCCTGTCGAGTCTGACCATCTCGGGCGTCACGTGGGGTCGTCGTCTCCGCGTCGCCCTCCTGCTCCTGATGGCGTTGTGGGCGGTGGCATCGGTACTGCGGTTGCCGCCTCTGCACCAGACGTCGGTGCCGGAAGTTGCCGACGGCATCCTGACCGCCCTCGCCATCCCCGCGATCATCCTCTACGCCATTGCGGCGGGGCGGTATCTGCAGACGTGGTGGGCACGGCCGTCCTTGATGCTGTTGTCGATGGTCTCGGCGTTCGTGTTGCTGGCCGAGGCGATGGTCGCGCTGGTGTTCGCGCGGAACTGGCACTTGTCCTGGTGGGAGTGGCACGTGCTGATGCTCGCCGCGTTCGTGCTGGTCGTGGCCGGAGTACGGATCCAGTGGTACGAGGAGCGGTTCGCTGACCTGTACCAGGCCGACACCGTGTCCGGGGAGCGTGAGCTGAGCGTGCTGTTCGCGGATCTGCAGGGATTCACGACGTTCTCCGAGAAGCACGGGCCGGCCGAGGTCACGGCGATGCTCAACACGTACTTCGAGGTCGTCGTACCTCCCGTCGTCCGGCGGCACGGCGGGGATGTGGACCGGATCATCGGGGACGCGCTGATGGTGACGTTCAACAAGCGGGGTGACCAGCCGGACCACGCGTACCTGGCCGCCGCCGCGGGGCTCGCGCTGCAGGCCGCCGCGGCCGCGGTCCGGGCCTCGCACCCGAACTGGCCGGAGTTCCGGGTCGGGATCAACAGCGGGATCGCGTCGGTGAGCCTGCTGGGCACCGAGGGCGGGCGGACCCACACGGTGATCGGTGACACGGTGAATGTCGCGTCGCGGATCGAGGGCAAGGCTCCGGGCGGGGCGGTCGCGATCGGGCCGGCGACGAAGGCGCTCCTGCCGCGGGCGCGCACCGAGTCCCTCGGACTGCTGAGTCTGAAAGGCAAAGCGGAGCCGGTCGAGGTGTACCAGTTGCTCGCGCTGGGCGAATGA
- a CDS encoding FAD-dependent oxidoreductase produces MGGEPRGHREPKRPRLKAARPLLLVVDADPERLERCETELDRGFGADFRVRGEATTAAALDVLRRAHESEQRVAVVMVDNALPDNERADLFAAARTLHPDARRALLIEWGAWADRTTASAILTAMSVGDINYYVLKPWIGHDELFHRTVAEFVQEWSRFEVANLREVVVIAAELSVRGQEIRSLLARNGIPSAFRASGTPLANDALEYIGEPDPGDRVLVWMPAVGGTLLRDPTDVEIAEAWGVPTTLASDDTSFDVLVIGAGPGGLAAAVYASSEGLRTLVVERESIGGQAGTSSLIRNYLGFSRGIRGSDLAQRGYQQAWVFGAHFVLMRTVEHLEKSDGEFRAVIGDVGEVTARAVVLATGVTYRRLNVPSLEKLMGNGVYYGASVSEAHGLMNRDACVVGGGNSAGQAVLHLARYCRQVLLVIRGDDLTASMSKYLIDAIDAADNVTVRSSSEVVDGGGDGRLQRMTLRDRKTGAEETIPIDGLFVMIGAVPGTDWLPEGVARDPRGFVLTGSDAAADPKWQQDRPPQPYETTVPGLFAVGDVRSESVKRVASAVGEGSVVVSQIHTHLRVASDA; encoded by the coding sequence GGGAGCCCCGGGGGCATCGTGAACCGAAACGGCCGCGCTTGAAGGCGGCCAGACCGCTACTGCTCGTCGTCGACGCTGACCCGGAGCGTCTGGAGCGTTGCGAAACGGAATTGGACCGCGGCTTCGGCGCCGACTTCCGCGTGCGGGGCGAGGCGACGACCGCGGCTGCGTTGGACGTTCTACGCCGAGCACACGAGTCGGAACAGCGGGTCGCCGTCGTCATGGTCGACAACGCACTGCCCGACAACGAACGCGCCGATCTCTTCGCGGCCGCACGAACCCTGCATCCGGACGCGCGCCGTGCGCTGCTGATCGAGTGGGGCGCGTGGGCCGACCGTACAACGGCATCCGCGATCCTGACCGCGATGTCGGTCGGCGATATCAACTACTACGTACTCAAACCCTGGATCGGGCACGACGAGCTGTTCCACCGGACCGTGGCCGAGTTCGTCCAGGAGTGGTCGCGCTTCGAGGTCGCGAACCTGCGCGAGGTCGTGGTGATCGCGGCCGAACTCTCGGTCCGCGGTCAGGAGATCCGCAGCCTGCTGGCCCGCAACGGGATCCCGAGCGCGTTCCGGGCCAGCGGTACGCCGCTCGCGAACGACGCACTGGAATACATCGGCGAGCCGGATCCCGGCGACCGTGTGCTGGTCTGGATGCCGGCGGTCGGCGGCACGCTACTGCGTGATCCGACCGATGTGGAGATCGCCGAGGCCTGGGGTGTGCCGACGACGTTGGCGTCGGACGACACGTCGTTCGACGTACTGGTGATCGGTGCCGGTCCGGGTGGATTGGCCGCCGCGGTGTATGCATCGTCCGAGGGTTTGCGGACTCTCGTCGTGGAGCGGGAGTCGATCGGCGGGCAGGCAGGGACGAGCTCGCTGATCCGGAACTATCTCGGGTTCTCGCGCGGTATTCGCGGGTCGGATCTCGCGCAGCGCGGGTATCAGCAGGCGTGGGTGTTCGGGGCGCACTTCGTGCTGATGCGGACGGTCGAGCACCTCGAGAAAAGCGATGGCGAGTTCCGCGCGGTGATCGGTGATGTGGGCGAGGTGACGGCGAGAGCGGTCGTCCTCGCGACGGGCGTCACGTACCGGCGGCTCAACGTCCCCTCGCTGGAGAAGCTGATGGGGAACGGCGTCTACTACGGCGCGAGCGTGTCCGAGGCGCACGGGCTGATGAACCGGGACGCCTGCGTGGTCGGCGGCGGGAACTCGGCCGGTCAAGCGGTTCTGCACCTGGCCCGCTACTGCCGGCAGGTGCTGCTGGTGATCCGCGGCGACGACCTGACGGCGAGTATGTCGAAGTACCTGATCGACGCGATCGATGCCGCTGACAACGTCACGGTGCGGTCGTCGAGCGAGGTCGTCGACGGTGGCGGTGACGGGCGACTGCAGCGGATGACGTTGCGGGACCGCAAGACCGGCGCCGAGGAGACGATCCCGATCGACGGCTTGTTCGTGATGATCGGCGCGGTGCCGGGGACCGACTGGTTACCGGAGGGTGTGGCACGGGATCCGCGTGGGTTCGTGCTGACCGGGTCGGACGCGGCCGCGGATCCCAAGTGGCAGCAGGACCGGCCGCCGCAGCCCTATGAGACGACGGTTCCCGGACTGTTCGCGGTCGGCGACGTGCGGTCGGAATCGGTGAAACGGGTGGCCTCGGCGGTGGGCGAAGGATCCGTGGTGGTATCGCAGATCCACACCCATCTCAGGGTCGCCTCAGATGCCTGA